From the genome of Triticum aestivum cultivar Chinese Spring chromosome 3B, IWGSC CS RefSeq v2.1, whole genome shotgun sequence, one region includes:
- the LOC123066829 gene encoding heat stress transcription factor C-2a-like: MSGDGGGMVAPFVAKTYAMVDDPATDAVVAQGPASNSFVVTDPFALSEMLLPAHFKHSNFSSFRKVDPDPWELAHASFLRGQTHLLPRIVRRSGGGSRRAKEDGDEEEGISSTALAMEVVRLRNEQRATEERVAAMWRRVQDAERRPKLMLAFLLKVVGDPDALHRLVGNLSSDDGLIPAEGAEAKRPRLLLNREVQVGEQMHVDGEGQLYGISLQKAFIRESPVDFTGFYTGGDGFSDVPTDDPPYAFTVDGSY; this comes from the exons ATGAGCGGCGACGGCGGAGGCA TGGTGGCGCCGTTCGTGGCCAAGACATACGCCATGGTGGACGACCCGGCGACCGACGCCGTGGTCGCCCAGGGGCCGGCCAGCAACAGCTTCGTCGTCACCGACCCCTTCGCCCTCTCGGAGATGCTGCTGCCCGCGCACTTCAAGCACTCCAACTTCTCCAGCTTCCGCAAGGTGGACCCGGACCCCTGGGAGCTCGCGCACGCCTCCTTCCTCCGTGGCCAGACGCACCTCCTCCCCCGCatcgtccggcggagcggcggcggcagcaggcgcGCGAAGGAGGACGGCGATGAGGAGGAAGGCATCAGCAGTACGGCGCTGGCCATGGAGGTGGTTCGGCTGAGGAATGAGCAGAGGGCCACCGAGGAGCGCGTGGCGGCGATGTGGCGCCGGGTGCAGGACGCCGAGCGCCGGCCCAAGCTGATGCTCGCCTTCCTCCTCAAGGTCGTCGGAGACCCCGACGCGCTGCACCGCCTCGTAGGAAACTTGAGTAGCGACGACGGATTAATCCCAGCCGAGGGCGCGGAGGCCAAGAGGCCGCGGCTGCTTCTTAATAGGGAAGTCCAGGTGGGCGAGCAGATGCACGTCGACGGCGAAGGGCAGTTGTACGGCATCAGCCTGCAGAAGGCCTTCATTCGGGAATCCCCGGTCGACTTCACCGGGTTCTACACCGGAGGCGACGGGTTCAGCGATGTGCCGACGGACGACCCGCCGTACGCTTTCACCGTGGACGGCAGCTACTGA